The Epinephelus lanceolatus isolate andai-2023 chromosome 8, ASM4190304v1, whole genome shotgun sequence genome includes a window with the following:
- the stac3 gene encoding SH3 and cysteine-rich domain-containing protein 3, whose protein sequence is MDQEDDKNSVDIHDNPPAPDNVVREDGDTVYFIYEEEVEVEEKEPEPPPPVVRVNDKPHKFKDHYCKKPKFCDVCARMIVLNNKFALRCKNCKTNIHHSCQSYVEFQRCFGKIPPGFRRAYSSPLYSSDQPDPNNPNRNDPVFDTLRVGVIMANKERKKNENDKKNMMAMMEEEEEENQQPKENEEGGEGKPEDKKEKGGDKADDKAKGTFSQGHYYLALYRFKAIEKDDLDFHPGDRITVLDDSNEEWWRGKMGEKSGYFPTNYLIKVRASERVFKVTRSFVGNREMGQITLKKDQIVVKKGEEKGGYLKVSTGRKLGYFPADLLEEITVT, encoded by the exons ATGGACCA ggaggatgacaaaaactctgtggaTATCCATGACAACCCTCCAGCTCCTGACAACGTAGTGAGGGAGGACGGAGACACT GTCTATTTCATatatgaggaggaggtggaggtagAGGAGAAGGAGCCagaacctcctcctcctgttgtcCGGGTCAACGACAAACCCCACAAGTTCAAGGACCACTACTGCAAAAAACCCAAGTTCTGTGACGTCTGCGCTCGCATGATAGTCT TGAACAACAAGTTTGCTCTGAGGTGTAAAAACTGCAAGACCAACATCCACCATTCATGTCAGTCCTACGTCGAGTTCCAGAGGTGCTTCGGCAAAATT CCACCTGGCTTCAGACGGGCCTATAGCTCCCCGCTGTACAGCAGTGACCAACCAGATCCAA ACAACCCAAACCGGAATGACCCCGTCTTTGACACCCTGCGGGTTGGTGTCATCATGGCAAATAAGGAGCGCAAAAAGAATGAGAATGACAAGAAAAAT ATGATGGCGAtgatggaggaagaagaagaggaaaaccAACAGCCAAAAGAGaatgaggagggaggagaag GGAAGCCTGAGGATAagaaagagaaaggaggagACAAAGCAGATGACAAG GCAAAGGGTACATTCTCCCAGGGTCACTATTACCTGGCTCTCTACCGCTTCAAGGCCATAGAGAAAGACGATCTTGACTTCCA CCCTGGTGATCGGATCACAGTACTGGATGACTCCAATGAAGAGTGGTGGAGA GGAAAGATGGGGGAGAAGTCAGGCTACTTCCCAACAAACTACCTCATAAAAGTGCGTGCATCAGAAAGAGTTTTCAAGGTGACACGCTCCTTTGTTGGAAACAGAGAAATGGGACAAATCACACTGAAGAAAGATCAG ATTGTGGTGAAGAAAGGAGAAGAGAAAGGCGGCTATTTGAAGGTCAGCACTGGACGCAAGCTGGGCTACTTCCCTGCTGATCTGTTGGAGGAGATCACTGTGACATAA
- the LOC144464197 gene encoding zinc finger BED domain-containing protein 4-like — MDAVDIVKIEDLTDYENAAAAAAAASDQQQDVGDTPTKKKRRNKSAIWKYFTTCEDDVTKVMCNICKRVVSRGKDLGHLTTSTMHNHMHYKHRNVAGIRSTQSSRRSQSAPTPPDILPFAPLVFPDFQSEALELPNQPLTQAITESVGEMICTDLLPYSFVENKGFSKLMNVVAPHYTLPAAIHFSNTVVPQLHQRVKSKVKESLKNIEGNVVHCTADIWTRKFSVSSYLSLTGHWFTQNVSGGGVVMHKRVNALLSMKVIDTDYTPAEILQHLEDLVEEWQTLIPHRFTVEFFVTNNTCNMVKAMSDSGFEHIRCMAHSLHLIVTGAIEECHGVVSVINTARQITNTVHMSNTAVAKLHEIQDKLGLTEAALVHDVPTRWNTVLFMLQRLLEQKKALVAMSTEVDLGGSLSEHQWTLMEAIVKVLEPFEEATCTVCQDDSSISSVIPCIQALRAALNKLIANKDVSDLLETRQLVGLLQSHLEEHFQHVFETPTNTYFKATLLDPRFKIMPMALLSKLDFGRLKAAVAVEVEELLEQDSTPSAGGNGSSSVVMQESEDTRSKPTSLFWGAMHSLTANNAASKTVTSSGLVETYLAESSTQSLASDPVTSYWSAKMAQYPALARVAIKYLACPPTSASSERLLSTGEDAVGPDYRLLPVSVPQLVFTKYNLVKFQ, encoded by the coding sequence ATGGATGCTGTGGATATTGTTAAGATTGAAGACTTGACAGACTatgaaaatgctgctgctgctgctgctgctgctagtgATCAGCAACAAGATGTAGGTGACacaccaacaaaaaagaaaagaagaaataagAGTGCAATCTGGAAATATTTCACCACTTGTGAAGACGATGTGACCAAGGTGATGTGCAACATATGCAAGAGAGTCGTGAGCAGAGGCAAGGATCTAGGACATCTCACCACCAGCACCATGCACAACCACATGCACTACAAACATCGAAATGTGGCAGGCATTCGTAGCACTCAGAGCAGCAGGAGATCCCAGTCAGCCCCTACCCCACCTGACATACTGCCCTTTGCCCCACTTGTCTTCCCGGATTTCCAATCTGAAGCCCTCGAGCTACCAAATCAGCCACTGACCCAGGCAATCACTGAAAGTGTGGGTGAAATGATCTGCACAGATCTTTTGCCGTACTCATTTGTGGAGAACAAAGGCTTCTCTAAACTCATGAATGTGGTGGCCCCTCATTACACACTCCCAGCGGCCATCCACTTCAGCAACACAGTTGTACCACAGCTTCACCAAAGAGTCAAATCTAAAGTGAAGGAGAGCCTTAAGAACATTGAGGGCAACGTTGTGCACTGCACAGCTGATATTTGGACCAGAAAGTTCTCTGTTAGTTCCTACCTGTCACTCACAGGACATTGGTTTACACAGAATGTATCAGGTGGTGGGGTTGTGATGCATAAACGTGTCAACGCACTGCTCAGTATGAAAGTCATCGATACGGACTACACTCCAGCAGAAATCTTGCAACACCTCGAGGACCTTGTTGAAGAGTGGCAGACTCTGATTCCACACAGATTTACTGTTGAGTTCTTTGTAACTAACAACACCTGCAATATGGTGAAAGCCATGTCCGACAGTGGCTTTGAGCACATTAGGTGCATGGCTCACTCCCTGCATTTGATTGTAACAGGAGCTATTGAAGAGTGCCACGGTGTGGTTAGTGTCATCAACACTGCGAGACAAATCACCAACACTGTCCACATGTCAAATACAGCTGTAGCTAAACTGCATGAGATACAGGATAAACTTGGCCTTACTGAGGCTGCCTTAGTTCATGATGTGCCGACCAGGTGGAACACTGTGTTGTTCATGCTGCAACGCCTGCTGGAGCAGAAGAAGGCACTGGTTGCCATGTCCACAGAGGTGGACCTCGGTGGGTCGCTGTCAGAGCATCAGTGGACTTTAATGGAGGCCATTGTCAAAGTATTGGAGCCATTTGAGGAGGCAACCTGCACAGTGTGCCAAGATGATTCTTCTATTTCCTCTGTGATTCCATGCATCCAGGCCCTCAGAGCTGCACTGAACAAACTTATAGCAAATAAAGATGTGAGTGATCTGTTAGAGACGCGCCAGCTAGTTGGCTTACTGCAGAGCCACCTCGAGGAACATTTCCAACATGTCTTTGAAACGCCCACCAACACTTACTTTAAAGCCACGCTGCTGGACCCCAGATTTAAGATAATGCCCATGGCACTTCTTAGCAAGCTGGATTTCGGAAGGCTGAAAGCTGCTGTGGCGGTGGAGGTTGAGGAGTTGTTGGAGCAGGACAGCACACCTTCAGCAGGTGGAAATGGCTCTTCATCAGTTGTGATGCAAGAATCAGAGGACACCAGGAGCAAGCCAACAAGCCTGTTTTGGGGTGCGATGCACAGTCTTACAGCTAATAATGCAGCATCAAagacagtgacatcatcaggttTAGTGGAGACTTACCTAGCAGAGAGCAGCACACAGTCACTGGCCTCTGACCCAGTGACCTCATACTGGTCAGCAAAAATGGCACAATATCCTGCACTGGCTCGAGTGGCAATCAAATATTTGGCCTGCCCACCGACAAGTGCCTCCTCTGAGAGGCTCTTAAGCACAGGGGAAGACGCTGTTGGTCCAGATTACAGACTTCTCCCTGTCAGTGTTCCACAGCTGGTTTTCACCAAGTATAATTTAGTGAAATTTCAGTAA